The region CCGTGTGCCAGGTGCTCCGCAGGTGAATGCCCTTCTTTCTCTTCTAATGGCACAAAGAAACCGACCACTACGCCTGCCAACGTGGCATGCACGCCTGATTTCAGCACCGCCGTCCACAATACGATGCCCACTAACATATACACCGCGATGTTGCGTACACCACAGCGATTAAGGATAGCCAGCACAACAATTGCGCCTGCTGCCACGCTGAGCGACAGCACGGAAAGATCGCTGGTGTAGAACAGCGCAATAATCACGATAGCGCCGAGATCATCGATGATCGCCAGTGCCATCAAAAATACTTTCAACGCCGTTGGCACTCGGCTGCCCAGCAGTGCCAGCACGCCAAGCGCAAAGGCAATGTCGGTGGCGGTGGGGATCGCCCAACCGTTGCGTGCAATCGGATCGCCATGGTTAAAGAACAGGAAGATCAGTGCGGGCGCGACCATACCGCCCAGCGCCGCAATCACCGGGAAGATAGCCCGGTCACGGCTTGCCAGTTCGCCAGTAATCAACTCACGCTTCACTTCCAGGCCTATTACCAGGAAAAACAGCGCCATCATGGCATCGTTAATCCACAGCAACAGGTTTTTGCTGATATCCAGCGCACCAAAGCGAATCTGTACCGGTTCGGCGAGGAAAGATTGATAGCCACCGGCGGTAGACGGATTGTTGGCGAGAATCATCGCAGCGACCGCTGCCAGAATTAGCACGATACCGGTACTGGCATCGCTCTCAATGAAGCTCTTCAGTAAGCTTCGAAGACTACGGGGTTTGTTCACAACTCCTCCTGAGTAGGGACATGTCGCCCGGTAGTTTAGCGGCGGAATCATCTGGTTAAAAGCAGCTTATGGCTCGTTCATCGTACGATAAAGCCCTACAACTTAGCCTAGACCCTAGCCGAACCTTTCACTGCGCTTATTTTGATGACACCACAGGCGAACATAGCACAGAGATGAGGTGCACAATTAAAATCCTGCCTTGTGGCATTACAGCCATAAAAAAAGCGGAGAGTCGCCTCTCCGCTTTAGGGTGAACCATTGACCCGATTAGCGGGTCAGATCGTCAAAGAACTTTTTCACACCGTCGAAGAAGCTTTTGGAGCGCGGGCTGTTTTTCTCACCCGTTGGGCCACCAAAGCTCTCTTCCAGCTCACGCAACAGCGCTTTCTGTTTGTCGTTGAGGCTAACTGGGGTTTCCACCACCACACGACACAGCAGATCGCCCACCGCGCCACCGCGCACTGACTTCACGCCTTTACCGCGCATGCGGAACAGCTTGCCGGTTTGCGTTTCAGACGGCACTTTCAGCTTCACGCGACCATCAAGGGTAGGCACTTCGATCTCGCCGCCCAATGCTGCCATCGCGAAGTTGATCGGCACTTCACAGTACAGGTTGTTATCTTCACGCTCGAAGATCGGGTGTTTCTTCACCGAGACCTGAACGT is a window of Pantoea rwandensis DNA encoding:
- the nhaA gene encoding Na+/H+ antiporter NhaA, translating into MNKPRSLRSLLKSFIESDASTGIVLILAAVAAMILANNPSTAGGYQSFLAEPVQIRFGALDISKNLLLWINDAMMALFFLVIGLEVKRELITGELASRDRAIFPVIAALGGMVAPALIFLFFNHGDPIARNGWAIPTATDIAFALGVLALLGSRVPTALKVFLMALAIIDDLGAIVIIALFYTSDLSVLSLSVAAGAIVVLAILNRCGVRNIAVYMLVGIVLWTAVLKSGVHATLAGVVVGFFVPLEEKEGHSPAEHLAHGLMPWVNWLILPLFAFANAGISLSGITFGDVLSPEPLGIILGLLIGKPLGITLFCWLAVKWRLAVLPGGTTIRDIMAIGVLCGIGFTMSIFISSLAFDAAHEQLVTFSKLGILSGSLLSAVIGYTLLRVKLR